TTAAACAAGGCAAAGACATAATTGCTTATGTTATCTGCGTGAGGGGCATGGAGCATGCCGTTAGGCAGTACGAAGCGTAGCGAAGTACCGAAGCGATAGCGAAGTGCGGAATGCCCCGACCCTTGCGCAGCAAGGGGCACGCCCAAAAAAATAAACTTAATTAAACAATAAAAAACTTAAAATACCTACTCCTACTAAAATCCTATACAGACCAAACCATTTGAAACCATACCGCGTCAGCCAATGTACAAACACCTTTATAGCAATAATCGCCACAACGAAAGCCACTACATTGCCCACTATTAAATTAGTCCAATCTGCATCTGATAAAGATGCTTGGCTATTTTTCATCAATTGAAGATATTTGTACAACTTATAGCTTGCCGCAGCCAACATTGTAGGAATAGCTAACAAAAAAGAAAACTCCGCAGCTTGCTTACGAGTTAAACCTACCACCATGCCCCCTATGATGCTTGCCGCAGAACGAGAAATCCCAGGTATCATAGAAATGGATTGAAACAATCCTATTTTTACCGCAGAAAGCACAGACATGCTCAACTGTTGAGGCTCTTGAATCGGCTGTTTGAACCACTTATCCACAAAAATCAAAACTATACCACCTACAATCAGCGAAATTGATACAGTCA
The sequence above is a segment of the Bacteroidia bacterium genome. Coding sequences within it:
- a CDS encoding undecaprenyl-diphosphate phosphatase, which encodes MSLIQAIILAIVEGITEFLPISSTGHIIIASSIMGIETHDFTKTYTVMIQFGAILSVLSLYWKRLLYSREIYLNLALAFIPTAVLGFLFNDWIDKLLESPLTVSISLIVGGIVLIFVDKWFKQPIQEPQQLSMSVLSAVKIGLFQSISMIPGISRSAASIIGGMVVGLTRKQAAEFSFLLAIPTMLAAASYKLYKYLQLMKNSQASLSDADWTNLIVGNVVAFVVAIIAIKVFVHWLTRYGFKWFGLYRILVGVGILSFLLFN